The following are from one region of the Chloracidobacterium sp. genome:
- a CDS encoding 2OG-Fe(II) oxygenase yields the protein MRERFVELIIDRLERDSEAIAADFAADKGINTRFCAIDGLLPDEMANKIAAAFPAPAAMRLLDSFREKKYTSKSLEKFDPIITDITFAFQDKRVVAKVAEITGIKDAVGDPHLYAGGISAMAPGHFLNPHLDNSHDGEQKNYRVLNLLYYVTPDWKTENGGNLELWDEDVKHSVEIPSLFNRLVLMSTNDKSWHSVNEVRTDGIRRCVSNYYFSPNSPNGYETTHVTYFMARPEQKFRRMLTKVDSDVRTVLRKVKRSGFAKKDIYEGKEQ from the coding sequence ATGAGGGAACGATTCGTAGAACTGATAATCGACAGGCTTGAGCGTGATAGCGAGGCGATCGCCGCTGATTTTGCCGCGGATAAGGGCATAAACACGCGGTTTTGTGCGATCGACGGCCTCCTGCCCGATGAGATGGCGAACAAGATCGCGGCGGCGTTCCCTGCGCCGGCAGCAATGCGTCTGCTCGACAGCTTTCGCGAGAAAAAATACACATCGAAATCGCTCGAGAAGTTTGACCCGATCATCACCGACATCACCTTTGCGTTTCAGGACAAAAGGGTCGTCGCAAAGGTCGCCGAGATCACCGGTATCAAGGACGCTGTCGGCGACCCGCACCTTTACGCAGGCGGGATCAGCGCAATGGCTCCGGGACACTTCCTCAATCCGCATTTGGACAATTCGCACGACGGCGAGCAGAAGAACTATCGCGTACTTAATCTTCTGTATTACGTTACTCCGGATTGGAAGACTGAGAATGGCGGAAATCTCGAACTCTGGGACGAGGACGTGAAACACTCGGTCGAGATACCGAGCTTGTTCAATCGCCTCGTTCTAATGTCAACCAACGATAAGTCGTGGCATTCGGTCAATGAGGTCAGAACCGACGGAATTCGGCGTTGCGTTTCAAACTATTACTTCTCGCCCAATTCGCCAAATGGCTACGAGACGACCCACGTCACGTATTTCATGGCGCGTCCCGAACAGAAATTTCGCCGGATGCTGACCAAGGTCGACAGCGACGTCCGTACCGTACTGCGAAAGGTGAAAAGGTCAGGATTTGCAAAAAAGGACATCTACGAAGGCAAGGAACAATAG
- a CDS encoding GH92 family glycosyl hydrolase, giving the protein MLYRAILFSILLGLVAYTEAQTKPTDLTRWVNPFIGTGGHGHTFPGATMPFGMVQLSPDTRIDNWDGSSGYHYSDDIIYGFSHTHLSGTGIPDGADILFMPTVGEPQFFAKEGEKSVNGYASKFSHANEKAEPGYYAVKLDDDGILAELTATKRVGFHRYSFSTKGEKQIVLDLGWRDQTVHSDLFWDGTNRIEGSRESTSWAKKQKVYFVAEFSRPFETMVTTSDATEKPEKVDVREIRRGGNMGVSGNGGTVVSFGFPKSLVGPVLLKVAISYVSIDGARKNLEAELPHWDFDKVRADAKSAWNKELSKIEVSGGTDEQTTNFYTALYHTMIHPNVFNDVDGKYLGHDRKIHQLPGYSVQKPARKQGRNGQVGSYALPNGRASASDHYTVFSLWDTFRATHPLYTIIDQKRTVDYINSFIRIYEQGGRLPVWELWGEETDTMIGYHSVSVIADAMAKGIKGFDYEKAYAAAKHSAELDHHGLAAYKKRGYVSGEDDNESVSKTLEYAYNDWCLMKMGSLLFNLRSLNKAGSGPNDAEYLKALSEDIDKYRRRSGNFENLFDHETKFFRPKRNGGFIKPFAPQEVTFHFTEGNSWQYSFFVPHDVSRLMQLMGGEKQFVEKLDELFTTDAKLSGREQPDITGLMGQYAHGNEPSHHIAYLYNYAGAPSKTQERVRRIMDEFYKPTPDGLIGNEDCGQMSAWYVLSAAGFYPVAPGQETYDLGSPIFKQVTFDLENGKKFIVRAPQVSPSNFYIKSAKLNGKPLDATYITHFDIARGSVLEIEMSDQPHDKAFSIYSPSSVYRDQAAVPVIDGERVFASRTSITLKADGSNSRIHYTLDGSEPSASSPVYNGPIEIDRTTAVKAFVVRANTRSLVAEAVFAKRPNDWTVKLESEFNSQYPGSSYDAIIDGLRGNHNFAAGEWQGFWGKTFEAVIDLQRETEIREVGGSFLQSARSWIWMPDRLVFEVSNDGTNFTSIADWKPGFPQTEMNGTPKEFLKAVTPVKARYVRVRAHNFGKIPSWHPGAGGDPWIFIDEVFIK; this is encoded by the coding sequence ATGTTGTATCGAGCGATTTTGTTTTCGATCTTGCTGGGATTGGTTGCGTACACGGAAGCGCAGACAAAACCGACTGACCTCACCCGTTGGGTAAATCCGTTCATCGGCACCGGCGGGCACGGGCATACGTTTCCCGGGGCGACGATGCCGTTTGGCATGGTCCAACTCTCACCCGACACGCGCATCGACAATTGGGACGGCTCCAGCGGCTACCACTACTCCGATGACATCATCTACGGCTTCTCGCACACTCACCTGAGCGGAACGGGCATTCCGGATGGGGCGGACATCTTGTTTATGCCCACTGTCGGTGAACCGCAATTCTTTGCGAAAGAAGGGGAGAAGTCAGTTAATGGTTACGCGTCAAAGTTCTCGCATGCGAACGAGAAAGCTGAGCCAGGCTATTACGCCGTCAAGCTCGATGACGACGGAATTCTCGCTGAGTTGACGGCAACGAAACGGGTCGGGTTTCACCGATACTCATTCTCCACGAAGGGTGAGAAACAGATCGTCTTGGATCTTGGGTGGCGCGATCAAACAGTTCATTCGGATCTATTTTGGGATGGCACTAATCGAATTGAGGGCTCCCGGGAATCAACTTCGTGGGCAAAGAAGCAAAAGGTCTATTTTGTTGCTGAATTCTCTAGGCCGTTCGAAACAATGGTCACGACATCCGATGCGACCGAGAAGCCCGAAAAGGTCGATGTCCGTGAAATCAGGCGCGGAGGTAATATGGGGGTGTCGGGAAATGGCGGTACCGTCGTATCGTTCGGATTCCCGAAGAGCCTAGTCGGACCGGTCCTTCTGAAGGTCGCCATCTCCTACGTCTCCATCGATGGAGCGCGGAAGAATCTCGAAGCCGAGTTGCCGCACTGGGATTTCGACAAGGTCCGGGCGGACGCCAAGTCGGCGTGGAACAAGGAGCTGAGCAAGATCGAGGTCTCCGGCGGGACGGACGAGCAGACGACGAATTTCTACACGGCGCTGTATCACACGATGATCCATCCGAACGTCTTCAACGACGTTGATGGCAAGTATCTCGGTCACGACCGGAAAATTCATCAGCTTCCGGGTTATTCAGTGCAGAAGCCCGCGCGTAAGCAAGGGCGTAACGGTCAAGTTGGAAGTTACGCCCTTCCTAACGGTCGGGCCTCCGCATCTGACCACTACACCGTCTTCTCTCTCTGGGACACGTTCCGTGCGACGCATCCTCTTTATACGATCATCGACCAGAAACGCACGGTCGATTACATCAATTCGTTCATACGCATTTATGAACAAGGCGGGCGGCTGCCGGTGTGGGAGTTGTGGGGCGAAGAGACGGACACGATGATCGGGTATCACTCGGTGAGCGTGATCGCCGATGCGATGGCGAAGGGAATCAAGGGCTTCGATTACGAAAAAGCCTACGCCGCCGCGAAGCACTCCGCCGAGCTCGATCACCACGGCCTCGCCGCGTACAAGAAACGCGGATATGTATCGGGCGAGGACGATAACGAATCGGTCTCGAAGACGCTGGAGTACGCCTATAACGATTGGTGCCTGATGAAGATGGGCAGCCTGCTCTTCAACCTCCGGTCGCTCAACAAAGCCGGTTCAGGGCCAAATGATGCCGAGTATCTTAAAGCATTGAGCGAAGACATCGACAAATACCGACGACGGTCGGGCAATTTCGAAAATTTGTTCGATCACGAAACGAAGTTTTTTCGTCCGAAGCGAAATGGCGGCTTCATCAAGCCGTTCGCACCGCAGGAGGTGACGTTCCACTTCACCGAAGGAAATTCGTGGCAATACTCGTTCTTTGTTCCGCATGATGTTTCGCGGCTAATGCAGCTTATGGGCGGTGAGAAACAGTTCGTTGAAAAACTCGACGAGCTTTTCACGACCGACGCTAAATTATCAGGCCGCGAACAGCCTGACATCACCGGCCTGATGGGCCAGTATGCCCACGGCAACGAGCCGTCGCACCACATCGCCTATCTTTACAATTACGCAGGCGCTCCGTCGAAGACGCAGGAGCGCGTGCGGCGGATAATGGACGAATTTTACAAGCCGACGCCCGACGGGCTGATCGGCAACGAGGATTGCGGGCAGATGTCGGCGTGGTACGTCCTGAGTGCGGCAGGGTTTTACCCGGTGGCACCTGGGCAAGAGACTTACGATCTTGGGAGCCCGATCTTCAAGCAGGTGACATTCGATCTGGAAAACGGCAAGAAATTCATTGTACGTGCGCCGCAGGTTTCGCCCTCGAACTTTTACATCAAGTCGGCCAAGTTGAACGGCAAGCCGCTCGATGCAACCTACATCACCCATTTCGACATAGCCCGCGGAAGCGTGCTCGAGATCGAGATGAGCGATCAGCCGCACGACAAGGCGTTCAGCATTTACTCGCCATCGAGCGTTTACCGCGATCAGGCCGCCGTTCCCGTGATCGACGGCGAACGGGTATTCGCGTCGCGAACTTCGATCACGCTCAAGGCGGATGGCAGCAATTCCCGTATCCATTACACGCTCGACGGCAGTGAACCTTCCGCTTCGTCTCCGGTCTACAACGGCCCGATCGAGATCGACCGAACCACTGCCGTCAAAGCGTTCGTTGTGCGAGCTAATACGCGTTCCCTTGTCGCCGAGGCCGTGTTTGCCAAACGACCGAACGATTGGACCGTCAAGCTCGAGTCCGAATTCAACAGCCAGTATCCGGGCAGCAGTTACGACGCGATCATTGACGGGCTTCGCGGAAATCACAATTTCGCGGCGGGCGAATGGCAGGGTTTCTGGGGCAAGACGTTCGAGGCTGTCATCGACCTGCAGCGTGAAACCGAGATCCGCGAGGTTGGCGGCAGCTTTCTGCAATCGGCCCGATCATGGATCTGGATGCCGGACCGGCTTGTGTTTGAGGTTTCGAACGACGGGACGAACTTCACGTCTATTGCCGATTGGAAGCCGGGATTCCCGCAAACCGAGATGAACGGCACACCAAAGGAATTCCTAAAAGCGGTCACGCCCGTCAAGGCCCGCTACGTCCGCGTCCGCGCCCACAACTTCGGCAAGATCCCGTCCTGGCACCCCGGAGCCGGGGGCGACCCGTGGATATTCATCGATGAAGTATTTATAAAGTGA
- a CDS encoding DUF1501 domain-containing protein: MNRRYFIKTSGVGLASFGLMAAAPEFLHQFAAAQSASQSYGRKKVLVTIFQRGAVDGLNMIVPFGDDNYYSLRRTIAVPAPGKADGAIDLDGHFGLHPAMSSLQNLWRSGQLAVINSTGSPDNTRSHFDAQDYMESGTPGYKGTRDGWLNRALQTTAGKADSPFRAVSMTQQLPRSLYGKSPSIAMTNLSDFTIKAGSYTADLKSGFEGVYQQNLKDGLGETGKETFEAVNYLKRVDPAKFKPENGAVYPQTPLGRSLMQIAQLIKAGVGLEVAFAEAGGWDTHVNQGGARGQLANLLRDFANSISAFATDLGKRMDDVVLLTMSEFGRTARENGSRGTDHGHGNAMLVLGNSVKGKKVYGDWKGLKNDQLNEGRDLAVTTDFRDVFAEIAKTHLGTKDLNALFPRFAAEHSRFRGFLS, encoded by the coding sequence ATGAACAGGCGATATTTTATCAAAACTAGCGGCGTCGGTCTGGCAAGCTTCGGCCTGATGGCGGCGGCGCCTGAATTCCTCCATCAATTTGCGGCAGCGCAATCGGCAAGCCAGTCGTACGGCAGAAAGAAAGTGCTTGTGACCATTTTCCAGCGCGGTGCTGTCGATGGCCTCAACATGATCGTCCCGTTCGGCGACGACAACTATTACTCTCTGCGGCGAACTATCGCTGTTCCGGCCCCGGGCAAGGCAGACGGAGCGATCGATCTGGATGGCCATTTCGGACTGCATCCGGCAATGTCGTCGCTGCAGAACCTCTGGCGGTCCGGACAACTTGCGGTGATCAATTCGACCGGCTCGCCCGACAACACGCGCTCGCATTTTGACGCTCAGGACTATATGGAATCAGGAACGCCCGGATACAAAGGCACGCGCGACGGATGGCTGAACAGAGCACTGCAGACGACCGCCGGCAAGGCCGATTCGCCTTTCCGTGCAGTTTCAATGACCCAGCAGCTTCCGCGTTCGCTTTATGGCAAGTCGCCTTCGATCGCGATGACAAATCTTTCGGATTTCACCATCAAGGCCGGATCGTACACTGCCGATCTCAAAAGCGGATTTGAAGGCGTTTATCAGCAGAATCTAAAGGACGGCCTTGGTGAAACAGGCAAAGAGACCTTTGAGGCCGTCAACTATCTTAAGCGTGTCGATCCTGCGAAATTCAAACCCGAGAATGGCGCTGTCTACCCGCAAACGCCGCTCGGCAGATCGCTCATGCAGATCGCTCAACTCATCAAGGCCGGGGTCGGGCTCGAGGTAGCGTTCGCCGAGGCCGGCGGCTGGGATACGCACGTCAATCAGGGCGGGGCCCGCGGTCAGCTAGCTAATCTGCTTCGCGATTTCGCAAATTCGATCTCGGCATTTGCGACCGATCTTGGCAAGCGAATGGACGATGTTGTTCTACTGACGATGTCGGAATTTGGAAGGACGGCGAGGGAAAACGGCTCACGCGGGACCGATCACGGCCATGGCAATGCAATGCTCGTACTTGGCAACTCGGTCAAGGGCAAAAAGGTTTACGGTGACTGGAAAGGGCTGAAGAACGATCAATTGAACGAAGGACGCGATCTGGCGGTAACGACCGATTTCCGTGACGTTTTCGCCGAGATCGCAAAGACCCACCTCGGGACCAAAGATCTAAATGCTCTGTTTCCGCGTTTCGCGGCCGAGCATTCGCGATTCCGCGGTTTCTTGAGTTAG
- a CDS encoding DUF4157 domain-containing protein — MEDTGKGHLAQSAAAVGKPQPKELPQDLRHRMETSFGADLSAVRVHESHAPTMLGVNAFTKGNDLFFAPGKYAPHTPEGEQMISHELTHVVQQGHPKPTE; from the coding sequence ATGGAAGATACCGGAAAAGGGCACCTGGCGCAGTCGGCCGCGGCCGTGGGCAAACCGCAGCCGAAAGAATTGCCGCAGGACCTGCGTCATCGGATGGAGACGTCATTCGGGGCGGACCTTTCTGCGGTGCGGGTTCATGAAAGCCATGCGCCGACGATGCTTGGGGTCAATGCGTTTACAAAGGGCAACGATCTGTTCTTCGCTCCGGGTAAATATGCACCGCATACGCCCGAAGGCGAACAGATGATCTCGCATGAACTGACTCATGTGGTTCAGCAGGGTCATCCGAAGCCAACCGAATGA
- a CDS encoding class I SAM-dependent methyltransferase produces MMTDDFSYDRLPYPSKFFVQTFPDRLATQATLFGMDPPAVETCRVLELGCGNGSNLIAQAYIMPKATFVGVDLGIGHIDDAKAAAAELGLTNVEFRQMDVMEMSEADFGKFDYITAHGLFSWIPDVVRERTLGLFAELLASNGVGYLSYSAYPGAHEREIAQRAMRFASRNISEPTEKVATALSFLKFAAENTPNRGTFQQTLANELKRHAVHAAADVFHDDLSDLNTPFYFHQFADMLGEHGLQFLAEAELHAMGTNDLSAAARNFVDSLDDAVEREQYLDFLRGRAFRQTLFVHRSADLERDLEPSIVDRFLIASSMRPAGAEPDLASAKVERFVGPKGTGIELDLPLAKTAIAKLGTVWGRALPFGELVEDSKRKLSEAGFAADDWESQIEIVRKIVLQIALASNMIELHVYQPTAETAASSMPRISRLARWQMKNAANVLTQFGLDMKIEDRVSRHLLQLLDGTRSRNAVFDELGKFIRSAHDIEGKHEILRTLPEWLDASLGDLARIGMFEA; encoded by the coding sequence ATGATGACAGACGATTTCTCATACGACCGGCTTCCGTACCCAAGCAAGTTCTTCGTTCAGACCTTTCCCGACCGTTTGGCGACACAGGCGACGCTTTTCGGAATGGACCCGCCCGCGGTCGAAACCTGCCGCGTGCTCGAACTCGGCTGCGGAAACGGCAGTAATCTGATAGCTCAGGCCTACATTATGCCCAAGGCGACCTTTGTCGGGGTCGATCTCGGCATAGGCCATATCGATGATGCAAAAGCCGCGGCCGCGGAACTTGGATTGACTAACGTCGAATTCCGTCAGATGGACGTGATGGAGATGTCTGAGGCCGATTTCGGCAAATTCGATTACATCACGGCCCATGGTCTGTTCTCATGGATACCTGATGTCGTTCGTGAACGTACGCTGGGATTATTCGCCGAGCTACTTGCATCGAACGGCGTCGGTTATCTTAGCTACAGCGCCTATCCCGGAGCGCACGAACGCGAGATCGCACAGCGGGCTATGCGTTTCGCAAGCCGCAATATCAGTGAACCCACCGAAAAGGTCGCAACGGCACTCTCATTCCTCAAATTTGCTGCAGAAAATACCCCGAACCGTGGGACGTTCCAGCAGACGCTTGCGAATGAGCTGAAGCGGCACGCGGTTCACGCCGCCGCGGATGTTTTCCACGACGACCTCTCGGATCTCAACACACCGTTCTATTTTCATCAGTTTGCCGATATGCTCGGCGAGCATGGGCTGCAGTTCCTTGCCGAGGCCGAACTCCACGCGATGGGCACGAACGACCTTTCGGCAGCCGCCCGCAATTTCGTCGATTCGCTTGATGATGCCGTCGAGCGCGAACAGTATCTCGATTTTCTTCGCGGGAGGGCATTTCGCCAGACCCTGTTCGTGCATCGTTCCGCAGACCTCGAACGCGATCTTGAACCGTCGATAGTCGACAGATTTTTGATCGCTTCATCGATGCGTCCGGCAGGAGCCGAACCCGACCTCGCGTCAGCAAAGGTCGAACGGTTCGTCGGGCCAAAGGGAACCGGGATCGAGCTGGACCTGCCACTGGCAAAAACGGCCATTGCAAAGCTCGGGACGGTTTGGGGCCGTGCATTGCCATTTGGCGAACTTGTCGAAGACAGCAAACGGAAGTTGAGCGAAGCGGGTTTTGCAGCAGACGACTGGGAATCGCAGATCGAGATCGTCCGTAAGATAGTACTTCAGATCGCCCTTGCCTCGAACATGATCGAACTGCATGTTTATCAGCCGACAGCTGAAACCGCTGCGAGTTCGATGCCACGGATCAGCCGTCTGGCGCGCTGGCAAATGAAGAACGCTGCGAATGTACTGACGCAATTCGGCCTGGATATGAAGATCGAGGACCGCGTTTCAAGGCACTTGCTTCAGCTCCTGGACGGGACAAGATCGCGAAACGCTGTTTTTGACGAACTCGGCAAGTTCATAAGGTCGGCACACGATATCGAGGGGAAACACGAGATCTTGAGAACGCTGCCGGAATGGCTTGATGCGAGCCTCGGCGATCTGGCACGTATCGGCATGTTCGAGGCTTAA
- a CDS encoding family 20 glycosylhydrolase codes for MKRKHFSLINGTLRFLQLIAFSASIYMKGLLIFLVTILAFAASVPAADGDINVIPRPISLEYGTGYFTFSGSTVIVATDKHGREMAGLLNDFLDKNYGYKLKVMSRRPERNMVVFESVANSAPEKEDYELQIDPTAVRITGNSRGMFYGLQSFLQILPVSMKDSVDLPYAAIGDRPRFRYRGMHLDVARHFMPVSFVKKFIDQMSRYKFNYFHWHLTEDQGWRIEIKKYPRLTEIGSKRPETMKERNFAPYIGDGIPHGGFYTQDEIKEVVAFAKARRITVIPEIELPGHASAALAAYPQFGCKTDYQYKVQTTWGIFKEVFCPTEETFKFLEDVLDETIKLFPDSPYIHIGGDEVLKDHWKESAYVQELKKRENLKDEHEVQSYFIRRIEKFINSKGKKIIGWDEILEGGLAPNATVMSWRGMKGGIEAAKSKHDVIMTPTDHVYFDYGQGDPAYEPLNIGSYVPLEKVYSFEPVPPDLTADEAKYVIGGQANLWTEYMKTPSHVEYMAFPRMLALAEVLWTPTNERSFTDFRRRMFSELPRLDKFQVNYRIPEPDGLQNVVTDDDGTSIVLRPAEGTTVHYTTDGSEPDTTSPVYRIPITMWVKKGETATLKTIVVNAAGRKSVVYAATIVNGRMLEPVTLTESKPGVNYEMVVPSTDRVEAPLSLKGETRSVQLNQFAQRIDLKRPFSIQYDGYFRAPADGVYEFQVDSTWDTTVMFGGEMLIDDAGTKDRKVRSAIVPLKAGLHKISLRYNHRGGESTFRFRWGIKGRGLTQAWGGEFVH; via the coding sequence GTGAAGCGAAAACATTTTTCTCTGATCAACGGGACGCTCCGTTTTCTACAGCTGATCGCATTTTCTGCTTCGATCTATATGAAAGGACTTCTCATTTTTTTGGTGACCATTCTCGCTTTCGCAGCCTCGGTTCCTGCAGCCGATGGCGACATCAACGTGATCCCGAGGCCTATATCACTGGAATACGGCACCGGCTACTTTACGTTTTCGGGTTCCACGGTGATCGTCGCGACCGACAAGCACGGCCGCGAGATGGCCGGTTTGCTGAACGACTTTCTCGACAAGAATTACGGCTACAAGCTGAAGGTCATGAGCAGGCGGCCCGAGCGTAACATGGTCGTCTTTGAGAGTGTGGCGAACAGCGCGCCGGAGAAGGAAGATTACGAGTTACAGATCGACCCGACGGCAGTAAGGATCACGGGAAACAGCCGCGGAATGTTCTACGGGCTGCAGTCGTTCTTACAGATCTTGCCCGTGTCTATGAAAGACAGCGTCGATCTGCCGTATGCAGCGATCGGCGACCGCCCGCGTTTCCGCTACCGCGGAATGCACCTCGATGTAGCCCGTCATTTCATGCCGGTGTCCTTCGTCAAGAAGTTCATTGATCAGATGTCTCGTTACAAGTTCAACTATTTTCACTGGCATTTGACCGAGGATCAGGGCTGGCGGATCGAGATCAAGAAATACCCGCGGCTGACAGAGATCGGGTCGAAACGGCCTGAGACGATGAAGGAGCGTAACTTTGCTCCGTACATCGGCGACGGCATTCCGCATGGCGGTTTCTATACACAGGACGAGATCAAGGAGGTTGTTGCATTTGCAAAGGCCCGGCGTATCACGGTGATACCCGAGATCGAGCTTCCGGGACACGCCTCGGCGGCGTTGGCCGCATATCCGCAATTCGGCTGCAAGACCGACTACCAGTACAAAGTGCAGACGACGTGGGGCATTTTCAAGGAGGTCTTTTGCCCGACCGAAGAGACGTTCAAATTCCTTGAAGACGTTCTCGACGAGACGATAAAGCTCTTCCCCGATTCACCCTACATCCACATTGGCGGCGACGAGGTGTTGAAAGACCACTGGAAGGAATCGGCGTACGTGCAGGAACTCAAGAAACGCGAAAATCTGAAAGACGAACACGAGGTGCAGAGCTATTTCATCCGCCGGATCGAGAAATTCATCAATTCGAAGGGCAAGAAGATCATCGGCTGGGACGAGATACTCGAAGGCGGCCTGGCTCCTAATGCTACTGTCATGTCGTGGCGCGGGATGAAAGGCGGGATCGAGGCGGCCAAGTCAAAACACGATGTGATCATGACGCCGACCGACCATGTCTATTTCGATTACGGACAGGGCGACCCTGCGTACGAACCGCTTAACATCGGAAGTTACGTTCCGCTTGAAAAGGTCTACTCGTTCGAACCGGTTCCACCCGACCTCACCGCTGACGAGGCAAAATACGTCATCGGCGGCCAGGCGAATCTTTGGACCGAATATATGAAGACGCCCTCGCACGTCGAATATATGGCGTTTCCGCGGATGCTTGCCCTTGCCGAAGTTCTTTGGACACCGACGAACGAAAGAAGTTTTACCGATTTCCGGCGGCGGATGTTCTCCGAGCTTCCACGGCTCGACAAATTTCAGGTAAATTACCGCATTCCCGAACCTGACGGATTGCAGAATGTCGTGACGGATGACGATGGCACCTCGATAGTGCTGCGTCCGGCTGAAGGAACGACGGTGCATTACACCACGGACGGCAGCGAACCCGACACCACTTCGCCGGTCTATCGGATCCCCATTACGATGTGGGTCAAGAAGGGTGAGACCGCAACTCTGAAGACGATAGTCGTGAATGCGGCGGGCCGCAAAAGTGTGGTTTATGCGGCGACGATAGTCAACGGCCGTATGCTCGAACCTGTGACGCTGACTGAAAGCAAGCCGGGCGTAAATTACGAAATGGTAGTTCCGAGCACTGATCGTGTCGAAGCCCCGCTCTCGCTTAAAGGTGAGACGCGTTCGGTTCAGCTGAATCAGTTCGCTCAGCGCATAGATCTAAAACGCCCGTTCTCGATACAGTATGATGGCTATTTTCGTGCTCCGGCTGACGGCGTCTATGAGTTTCAAGTCGATTCTACGTGGGATACGACGGTCATGTTCGGCGGCGAGATGTTGATCGACGATGCCGGAACGAAGGACCGAAAGGTCCGCTCGGCCATCGTGCCGCTCAAGGCTGGTCTTCACAAGATATCGCTCCGCTATAACCACCGCGGCGGCGAATCGACGTTTCGCTTCCGATGGGGCATAAAGGGCCGCGGACTGACGCAGGCATGGGGCGGCGAATTCGTTCATTAG
- a CDS encoding methyltransferase domain-containing protein yields the protein MFRFRSNKLERIDTGDYSPDEYRRFLREIAFINRYVGDRKALKNTLFRDIDHNDPKEFSVLDVGSGSGELLRTVAEYADKSGRRVSLTGIDLNPISASTTRSMSSDHPSIASVRGDAFALPFDDAAFEYAISSLFFHHLTDAEIPFVLREMRRVSRLGVFIIDLHRHPVAYAGYKLFCAAFGISRLVRHDGSLSVLRGFKASELQELGGSENGRIAVVTRHFPYRLVMRA from the coding sequence ATGTTTCGCTTTCGCTCGAATAAACTGGAACGTATCGATACAGGCGATTACTCGCCGGACGAATATCGGCGTTTTCTTCGCGAGATCGCCTTCATCAATCGTTACGTCGGCGATCGCAAAGCTTTGAAAAACACTCTCTTTCGCGATATTGACCACAACGACCCGAAGGAGTTTTCGGTACTCGACGTCGGCAGCGGGTCTGGCGAGCTGCTGCGTACGGTCGCTGAATATGCTGACAAAAGCGGCCGTCGGGTATCGCTCACCGGGATCGACCTCAATCCGATCTCGGCATCAACGACAAGATCGATGTCTTCCGATCATCCCTCGATCGCTTCCGTACGGGGTGACGCGTTCGCATTGCCTTTTGACGACGCCGCATTTGAGTACGCGATCTCATCCCTTTTCTTCCATCATCTGACCGATGCCGAAATTCCCTTCGTTTTGAGAGAAATGCGGCGCGTTTCGCGTCTCGGGGTCTTTATCATCGATCTTCATCGTCACCCCGTCGCATATGCCGGTTATAAACTCTTTTGTGCGGCATTCGGCATTTCGCGGCTTGTGAGGCACGACGGATCGCTGTCTGTCCTGCGCGGATTCAAGGCATCGGAACTTCAAGAACTGGGCGGCTCAGAAAATGGCCGGATCGCGGTCGTCACGCGCCATTTCCCATATCGGCTGGTGATGCGCGCCTGA
- a CDS encoding nuclear transport factor 2 family protein: MARNSVVKVLETWHNIVRTRDASGLGELLAEDVVFYSPVVHTPQVGKAVTTMYLSAAVQVFGNESFRYVREIVGESDAVLEFETEIDGIIVNGVDMIKWNGDWEISEFKVMVRPLRAINLIREKMGAMLKPAR, translated from the coding sequence ATGGCAAGAAACTCCGTGGTAAAGGTTCTGGAAACCTGGCACAATATCGTCCGCACTCGCGATGCGAGCGGGCTTGGCGAATTGTTGGCTGAGGATGTCGTTTTCTACTCGCCGGTCGTTCACACGCCGCAGGTCGGGAAGGCGGTCACGACGATGTATCTGTCGGCGGCGGTGCAGGTGTTCGGCAACGAATCTTTCAGATACGTCCGCGAGATCGTCGGCGAGAGCGATGCGGTGCTGGAGTTCGAGACCGAGATCGACGGCATCATCGTCAACGGCGTCGATATGATCAAGTGGAACGGCGACTGGGAGATCAGCGAATTCAAAGTAATGGTTCGCCCCCTCAGGGCCATCAACCTGATCCGCGAAAAGATGGGCGCAATGCTCAAACCCGCCAGATAG
- a CDS encoding helix-turn-helix transcriptional regulator: protein MRSSLRVLRAEREWSQGDLAEQLGVSRQTINAIETGKYEPSLTLAFKIARLFGRTIEEIFDPGVEA, encoded by the coding sequence ATGAGATCGAGCCTACGCGTGCTGCGCGCCGAGCGGGAATGGTCGCAGGGCGATCTGGCCGAGCAGCTAGGCGTGTCGCGGCAGACCATTAACGCTATCGAGACCGGCAAATACGAGCCGAGCCTTACGCTCGCATTCAAGATCGCCCGGCTATTCGGCCGGACGATCGAGGAAATATTCGATCCCGGGGTCGAGGCCTAA